The Arachis duranensis cultivar V14167 chromosome 2, aradu.V14167.gnm2.J7QH, whole genome shotgun sequence genome has a window encoding:
- the LOC107473707 gene encoding uncharacterized protein LOC107473707, producing MDFEPSEEYIGLSVPVAFQNPAPVTLFGLALFLYFLSFGLYLGLHCIKRRRLVQFEEEEDEHIEPNVVYAGENIHLSNDENVILAREKRHLPSHSRSTSSKGTSQQEHIAQSSSIQNEVHSHSLSDADFLNNEEVNGVAISRKKWNTTWFVIVVDEQGVEKSMHLKVKDAFSLHHSRKRVLIEWNGSGQPIGESGGLLGGVLGLIASNFNNFPIMYKTWHKVPLQYKDAVFENTIKKIFVVNDDEHKKYILSNLGNKWKNNRCKLFNEHYKSELGWDANVNLNPIGIPKDHWAAFLEYRLSPKTQELCEKNAINRQQLKIPHTLGSKTLARKRHELEVKTGRQFSRGEMFSITHKKKDGTFVNEEAQQKNEDLQKEIGEGASENEAYVKVFGKENSSYVRGMGFGVRPSQMIGSLSRLRESMQSTTTSGPSRTEYQNLKLQVQLLQEQVNFLVNYQKGQLPPGFPTEVADFESPTHTRPYSSASHEPQQHRPSNV from the exons ATGGACTTTGAACCCTCTGAGGAGTATATAGGCCTGTCAGTCCCTGTGGCTTTCCAGAACCCAGCTCCAGTTACCCTATTTGGCCTTGCACTGTTCCTGTATTTTCTGTCTTTTGGGCTATATTTGGGTTTGCACT GTATTAAAAGGAGAAGGCTTGTACaatttgaagaggaagaagatgaacatATTGAACCGAATGTTGTATATGCTGGAGAAAATATTCATCTCTCAAATGATGAAAATG TTATCTTGGCACGAGAAAAAAGACATCTTCCAAGTCATTCTAGGTCAACATCTTCTAAAGGCACGAGTCAACAAGAACATATAGCTCAAAGTTCATCCATTCAAAATGAAGTTCATAGTCATAGCCTATCAGATGCTGATTTTCTTAATAATGAAGAGGTAAATGGAGTTGCTATTTCTAGAAAGAAGTGGAACACCACATGGTTTGTCATTGTTGTag atgAACAAGGGGTTGAAAAGAGTATGCATCTTAAGGTAAAAGATGCATTTTCCCTTCATCATAGTAGGAAACGAGTTCTTATAGAATGGAATGGAAGTGGTCAGCCAATTGGAGAATCCGGTGGACTCTTGGGAGGTGTTTTGGGGCTCATTGCaagtaattttaataattttcctATAATGTACAAAACATGGCATAAGGTTCCACTACAATACAAAGATGCTGTTTTTGAGAATACTATTAAg aaaatatttGTTGTTAATGATGATGAACACAAAAAGTATATCTTGTCAAATCTTGGAAATAAGTGGAAGAATAATAGATGCAAGCTATTCAATGAGCATTATAAATCGGAACTTGGTTGGGATGCAAATGTTAATTTGAATCCAATTGGAATTCCCAAAGACCATTGGGCTGCATTTTTGGAATATAGATTGAGTCCAAAAACTCAG GAATTGTGTGAAAAGAATGCTATAAATCGGCAACAATTAAAAATTCCTCACACTCTTGGCTCAAAAACACTTGCTAGGAAACGCCATGAACTT GAAGTTAAAACTGGGCGACAATTTAGCAGAGGAGAAATGTTTTCTATCACTCACAAGAAAAAAGATGGAACATTTGTCAATGAAGAAGCACAACAAAAGAAT GAAGACTTACAAAAGGAAATTGGTGAGGGTGCTTCTGAAAATGAAGCATATGTTAAAGTATTTGGCAAAGAGAATTCAAGCTATGTTAGAGGTATGGGATTTGGTGTTCGTCCATCTCAAATGATTGGATCCTTATCCCGCTTAAGAGAGTCTATGCAATCTACTACAACTAGTGGACCATCAAGAACTGAATATCAAAACTTGAAGTTACAAGTACAATTGCTACAGGAACAAGTAAATTTTCTTGTGAATTATCAAAAGGGTCAATTGCCACCCGGTTTTCCTACTGAG GTTGCAGATTTTGAATCACCGACACATACAAGACCATATTCTTCTGCCAGTCATGAACCTCAACAACATAGGCCATCCAACGTTTAA